The following proteins come from a genomic window of Endomicrobiales bacterium:
- a CDS encoding nucleotide exchange factor GrpE, which translates to MEKQKDNSTCDCNDNSDDNSPCIDNQKEVLNTAREEKVGELEILSQALGEEKKKNNELSDQLLRLKAEFENFRKRNEKEKHALIAWGKEDILLKQLDLLFVIEQACKSVDGASDLESIKTGLKLIHSEFQRMLKAEGVRIIDALGRQFDLNLHDAVEQIEDNKAKDGSIIEVLQDGYKIGEKVIKHARVKVAKNNKKIEGGELNG; encoded by the coding sequence TGGAAAAACAAAAAGATAATTCAACTTGTGATTGTAACGATAATTCTGACGATAATAGTCCCTGTATAGATAATCAAAAAGAGGTTTTAAATACCGCCAGAGAAGAAAAAGTGGGTGAGTTGGAAATATTGAGCCAGGCATTAGGTGAAGAAAAGAAAAAAAATAACGAACTAAGTGATCAGTTATTGCGCTTAAAGGCAGAGTTTGAAAATTTTAGGAAAAGAAATGAAAAAGAAAAGCATGCACTTATTGCCTGGGGCAAAGAAGATATTCTTCTTAAACAACTCGACCTGTTATTTGTAATTGAGCAGGCTTGTAAAAGTGTTGATGGAGCTAGTGATTTAGAAAGTATAAAAACAGGATTAAAACTTATACATAGCGAGTTTCAAAGAATGCTAAAAGCAGAGGGCGTAAGAATAATTGATGCATTAGGCAGGCAGTTTGATTTAAATTTGCATGATGCTGTTGAACAAATTGAAGATAATAAAGCAAAAGATGGGAGTATTATTGAGGTTTTGCAAGATGGTTACAAAATTGGCGAAAAAGTAATTAAACACGCAAGAGTTAAAGTTGCTAAAAATAATAAAAAAATAGAAGGGGGAGAATTAAATGGCTAA